Proteins encoded by one window of Luteolibacter rhizosphaerae:
- a CDS encoding TonB-dependent siderophore receptor has protein sequence MIPKRTNPSPATTVVLLGYGLAASGFAATTSAEVVPAESDPNHRLAEIVVTANNEPILYQAKISSAALFTDTPLIETPFSVNVYTEALIEDQRAFTLKEVLENDPSVAVQMPGGFYGVQNLALRGFQVDNFSGYRIDGLPTIQTVSPYLDDKSRVEVLKGPAALRYGFMPPGGAINLVRKRPTLDLSTSLQFDVDTFGRMYSQMDVSDTVASGKFGYRLVLAGEEFDSFYDNAGGDRQMGSLFTEWKQTEALTIWSAIGAQHLNRNGYYGPMISGNGLVFDTGIKTNIMQDWARNEQEIFDSAIGADLEINEDWKLRTSFSYQDSSRESQLSYPYEVLDNGDHTEGALLTHGPFEWEAWGGHIHLEGKFNTGSLEHEIVVGAQYRDYDSYGVRSFPDVGPNNPFTPRPLPIPGPGGPRAIDFEYAELGFFATDTIKFSEQWSALLGGRFGRYENTYPTDPASNDKVDDWSPTLALMYAPIEEVHTYVTYTNGLQDGGFASRTAANAFEPLGVQESEQIELGVKTEWCDGRFQSELAVFQIERDAALFDPVTNVEGFNGLQRHRGVELALRGRITEQWQAGIAAMLLDAEIVEATAFIPGSGVVSLDGMTPQYVPEYQVNLWSVLDIPQVPGLALTAGVRFVDGQYLDQTEQFATDSYSVVDVGARYQFNAADTHWTLRLNIQNLLDQRYYESGEFYPGDAGYLAYGAPIGANFSVKVDF, from the coding sequence ATGATACCAAAACGCACCAACCCCTCACCCGCCACGACGGTGGTCCTGCTCGGCTACGGTCTGGCGGCTTCCGGCTTTGCGGCCACTACCAGCGCGGAAGTAGTTCCAGCGGAATCCGATCCGAACCACCGGCTCGCCGAGATCGTGGTCACCGCCAACAATGAACCGATCCTTTATCAAGCCAAGATATCGTCGGCGGCCTTGTTTACCGATACCCCGCTGATCGAGACGCCGTTCAGCGTGAACGTCTACACCGAAGCACTGATCGAGGACCAGCGTGCCTTCACGCTCAAGGAAGTTCTGGAAAACGACCCGAGTGTCGCGGTCCAGATGCCCGGAGGTTTCTATGGGGTCCAGAACCTCGCGCTGCGGGGCTTCCAAGTGGACAACTTCAGCGGCTACCGGATCGACGGGCTCCCGACGATCCAGACGGTGTCGCCCTACCTGGACGACAAGTCCCGGGTGGAAGTCCTGAAAGGCCCCGCGGCCTTGCGCTACGGCTTCATGCCTCCGGGCGGTGCGATCAACCTCGTGCGCAAGCGTCCCACCCTCGATCTTTCAACGAGCCTGCAGTTCGACGTGGATACCTTCGGGAGAATGTATTCCCAGATGGATGTCAGCGACACCGTGGCGAGCGGGAAGTTCGGCTATCGCCTGGTGCTTGCCGGAGAGGAATTCGACAGCTTCTACGACAACGCCGGCGGCGATCGCCAGATGGGGTCGCTGTTCACCGAGTGGAAGCAGACGGAGGCGCTCACGATCTGGAGCGCGATCGGAGCGCAGCACCTGAACCGCAACGGCTACTATGGCCCGATGATCTCGGGTAACGGCTTGGTTTTCGACACCGGGATCAAGACCAATATCATGCAGGATTGGGCGCGCAACGAGCAGGAGATTTTCGACTCGGCGATCGGAGCGGACCTCGAAATCAACGAGGATTGGAAGCTGCGCACCTCCTTCAGCTATCAGGATAGCAGCCGTGAGTCGCAATTGAGCTACCCCTATGAGGTGTTGGACAACGGGGACCACACGGAAGGCGCGTTGCTCACCCACGGTCCCTTCGAGTGGGAGGCCTGGGGCGGTCATATCCACCTCGAAGGGAAATTCAACACCGGCAGCTTGGAGCACGAGATCGTCGTGGGTGCGCAGTACCGCGACTACGACAGCTACGGCGTGCGCAGCTTCCCGGACGTTGGTCCGAACAATCCCTTCACGCCGCGTCCTCTGCCGATCCCGGGTCCGGGAGGTCCTCGCGCGATCGACTTCGAGTATGCGGAGCTGGGTTTCTTCGCGACCGACACGATCAAATTCAGCGAGCAGTGGTCCGCGCTGCTGGGCGGCCGTTTCGGCCGCTATGAGAACACCTACCCGACCGATCCGGCCTCGAATGACAAGGTCGACGACTGGTCGCCGACGCTGGCGCTGATGTATGCTCCGATCGAGGAGGTGCACACCTATGTCACCTACACCAACGGCCTGCAGGATGGTGGATTCGCAAGCCGGACGGCGGCGAACGCCTTCGAACCCCTCGGTGTGCAGGAGTCCGAGCAGATCGAACTGGGCGTGAAGACGGAATGGTGTGACGGCCGCTTTCAGAGCGAGCTTGCCGTGTTCCAGATCGAGCGGGATGCCGCGCTGTTCGACCCGGTCACAAACGTCGAGGGTTTCAACGGCCTGCAACGCCATCGCGGCGTCGAGCTAGCTCTCAGGGGCCGTATTACCGAACAGTGGCAGGCGGGGATCGCAGCCATGTTGCTCGATGCGGAGATCGTAGAGGCGACGGCGTTTATTCCCGGTTCCGGTGTCGTGAGTCTGGACGGCATGACCCCGCAGTATGTTCCGGAGTATCAGGTCAACCTGTGGTCGGTGCTGGATATCCCGCAAGTTCCCGGATTGGCCTTGACCGCCGGCGTCCGCTTCGTGGACGGGCAGTATCTGGATCAGACCGAGCAGTTCGCGACGGACAGCTATTCGGTGGTGGACGTGGGTGCCCGCTACCAGTTCAACGCTGCCGATACCCATTGGACCCTGCGCCTGAACATCCAGAACCTGCTCGACCAGCGTTACTACGAGTCGGGCGAGTTCTACCCCGGCGATGCCGGCTACCTGGCCTATGGTGCTCCGATCGGTGCGAACTTCTCGGTAAAGGTCGACTTCTGA
- a CDS encoding ABC transporter permease produces the protein MKTVFRLAFAFFREHPLRLVLTSFATAAAATMVVWVVSGYDALLGSFDEYSELALGRYPLSVAPIQHFSQQAPGAIPSTAEKFVPAETLELLRSDPAVAAADPMWALREDVRPFVEEGGEVIPWQRMPDARLVGTGAPAPPFDLVAGRWIDPARPELMEAAMSAEAAKGMGLELGGSVMVGRGDRAVKLSVIGLVGTPEMAGWSASVAGSQLLTPSVGGLYVPTALAEKIAGTEAKISFVGVSLKPEADLTKFRFAWSPRLSTLGTPVQFQEAHDIEEALDESASADNLKLQAQTATVVSMLAALFIIFSTLNMGVSERVRQLAILRAVVLTRLQVGALVIIEGLLFGTIGFVVGIAAGKGLMALAVKSAPQLLEDGAVVGTYSILLAAACAYGGALLASLVPAFRAMRVRPIDAIAPPPGADRGGMPWKKTLAGLVLIAIYPLLARGVRLGEDAPFVVLMFLGVGAMAAGFILLSPAVVLVVDRLASPLLARVVGAPPRLLGSQVSGHLARTISTSVALTVGLGLFTGIHVWGHTMLSGFMPGTWAPDAVVGFRPQGLPFEEAEKVAAFEGVSKALPIVVEQPRLKDDLTGSALRATVVRQDNVVMVGIDPESAFGGADPLFRFEWVEGSAEDAVARLKGGQACIVPDHFLSETGLKVGDFFDMVPPERPEQPVSYAIAGVVKLPGWHWQTKPTGFRTRTHRAAALVFADYGSVASDFGFRNASHVWFDYDASRTNPDHLAASARELYRASLGREVGIETARNDEPYIVLRTIDDIRALVHGHATAWLWVLSRLPLVVLVITSVGVLNALMASVQSRRWEMGVLRSIGFTRGTLVRLVIAEGLLIGLVAGAVSLAFGILAGWCGAGMSGYLSFFGGMPSELVIPWREVLGGVVAVLVLTAIAAIWPAVKIGRARPLELLQQGRGSF, from the coding sequence ATGAAGACCGTCTTCCGGCTGGCTTTCGCCTTCTTCCGCGAGCATCCCTTGCGGCTGGTGCTCACCTCATTCGCCACCGCCGCCGCGGCGACCATGGTGGTGTGGGTGGTCAGCGGCTACGATGCGCTGTTAGGGTCTTTCGATGAATACTCCGAGCTCGCGCTCGGCCGCTATCCCTTGTCAGTCGCGCCGATCCAGCATTTCAGCCAGCAAGCACCCGGGGCGATCCCTTCCACCGCGGAGAAATTCGTGCCCGCCGAGACTCTGGAACTGCTGCGCAGCGATCCGGCGGTCGCGGCGGCTGATCCGATGTGGGCGCTGCGCGAGGATGTCCGTCCTTTCGTCGAAGAGGGCGGCGAGGTGATCCCATGGCAGCGGATGCCCGACGCGCGGCTCGTGGGCACGGGTGCTCCGGCTCCCCCATTCGATCTCGTCGCGGGGCGCTGGATCGATCCAGCCCGACCGGAACTGATGGAGGCCGCGATGAGCGCGGAAGCGGCGAAGGGGATGGGTCTCGAACTTGGCGGTAGCGTGATGGTGGGCCGCGGGGATCGCGCGGTGAAGCTCAGCGTGATCGGCCTGGTAGGCACTCCGGAGATGGCGGGCTGGAGCGCCTCTGTCGCGGGTTCGCAACTGCTCACTCCCTCGGTGGGTGGGCTCTATGTGCCGACCGCGCTGGCGGAGAAGATCGCTGGCACGGAGGCGAAGATCAGCTTCGTGGGGGTAAGCCTCAAACCGGAGGCTGACCTCACAAAATTCCGATTCGCCTGGTCGCCGCGTCTCAGCACGCTGGGCACGCCTGTGCAGTTCCAAGAAGCCCATGACATCGAGGAAGCGCTCGATGAAAGCGCCTCCGCGGACAACCTGAAGCTGCAGGCGCAGACCGCCACGGTGGTCTCGATGCTGGCCGCGCTGTTCATCATCTTCAGCACGCTGAACATGGGCGTGAGCGAGCGGGTCCGCCAACTTGCGATCCTGCGCGCGGTCGTGCTGACCCGGTTGCAAGTCGGTGCACTGGTGATCATCGAAGGACTGTTGTTCGGCACGATCGGTTTCGTCGTCGGGATCGCCGCCGGAAAGGGATTGATGGCGCTCGCGGTGAAGTCCGCACCGCAGTTGCTGGAGGATGGTGCGGTGGTCGGGACCTATAGTATCCTGCTGGCCGCCGCCTGTGCCTACGGCGGAGCCTTGCTCGCTTCACTGGTACCGGCCTTCCGGGCGATGCGGGTTCGGCCGATCGACGCGATCGCACCGCCGCCGGGCGCGGACCGCGGCGGGATGCCATGGAAGAAGACCCTTGCCGGGTTGGTTTTGATCGCGATCTATCCGCTGTTAGCCCGCGGAGTAAGGCTGGGGGAGGATGCGCCGTTCGTGGTGCTGATGTTCCTCGGAGTGGGTGCGATGGCTGCGGGGTTCATCCTGCTTTCGCCCGCGGTGGTGCTGGTGGTCGACCGCCTGGCGAGCCCCTTGCTGGCCCGTGTCGTGGGAGCACCTCCGCGCTTGTTAGGCAGTCAGGTTTCCGGCCATCTGGCCCGGACGATTTCAACGTCGGTGGCGCTCACGGTGGGCCTCGGTTTGTTCACGGGGATCCATGTCTGGGGTCACACGATGCTCAGCGGCTTCATGCCCGGAACATGGGCTCCGGATGCGGTTGTCGGTTTCCGGCCGCAGGGCCTGCCCTTTGAAGAGGCGGAGAAAGTGGCTGCCTTCGAAGGGGTGAGCAAGGCGTTGCCCATCGTGGTGGAACAGCCACGGCTGAAGGACGATCTGACCGGCAGCGCCTTGCGTGCGACCGTCGTGCGGCAGGACAACGTGGTGATGGTCGGAATCGACCCGGAATCCGCTTTCGGAGGTGCGGACCCGCTGTTCCGCTTCGAGTGGGTGGAAGGCTCGGCGGAGGATGCGGTGGCACGTCTGAAAGGCGGGCAGGCCTGCATCGTGCCCGACCACTTCCTGAGCGAAACCGGACTGAAGGTGGGAGACTTCTTCGACATGGTGCCGCCCGAGCGACCGGAGCAGCCAGTAAGCTACGCCATCGCCGGTGTAGTGAAGCTGCCCGGCTGGCACTGGCAGACCAAGCCGACGGGCTTCCGCACCCGTACCCACCGAGCCGCGGCATTGGTATTCGCGGATTATGGCTCGGTCGCCAGCGACTTCGGGTTCCGGAATGCCTCGCATGTCTGGTTCGATTACGATGCTTCCCGGACGAACCCGGACCATCTCGCGGCCTCCGCCCGGGAACTCTACCGTGCCTCGCTCGGTCGCGAGGTGGGTATCGAGACCGCGCGCAACGACGAGCCCTACATCGTACTGCGCACCATCGACGATATCCGCGCGCTGGTTCACGGTCACGCCACCGCTTGGCTGTGGGTGCTCAGCCGCTTGCCGCTGGTGGTGCTGGTGATCACCTCGGTGGGCGTGCTCAACGCGCTGATGGCCTCGGTCCAATCGCGCCGGTGGGAGATGGGCGTGCTGCGCTCGATCGGCTTCACCCGCGGAACGCTGGTGCGGCTGGTGATCGCGGAGGGCCTGCTGATCGGTCTGGTGGCCGGAGCGGTAAGCCTAGCCTTCGGAATCCTGGCGGGCTGGTGCGGGGCGGGGATGTCCGGCTACCTGAGCTTCTTCGGTGGCATGCCTTCAGAGCTGGTGATCCCGTGGCGCGAGGTGCTCGGCGGGGTTGTGGCGGTGCTCGTGCTGACAGCGATCGCAGCTATCTGGCCTGCGGTGAAAATCGGCCGGGCCCGCCCGCTCGAACTGCTGCAGCAGGGACGCGGGTCGTTTTAG
- a CDS encoding sugar phosphate isomerase/epimerase family protein, with translation MKISICTISFRHELVSLTELARWAAENRFDGIELWGVHALNLGESLVPSIDSVWSQGVKFSMLSDYFALQGEEAKVLRRAERMFQIARQTGVSKVRTFAGGRASQVVGGHERADAARRLNHLCETAAGYGLKLVVEIHPNSLADTLESTIDLIGEVDHPALRINFDVLHVWESGADPLGAFRQLQHYVAHFHLKNVRSRRDLNVFEPANVYAAAGDREGMTPLFEGACDYESFFREAGLGDEAEASLEWFGHDARGILKHDRLRLAAASKPAVLIPS, from the coding sequence ATGAAAATTTCCATCTGTACGATCTCATTCCGCCACGAGCTGGTGTCCCTAACGGAGCTTGCCCGTTGGGCTGCGGAGAACCGTTTCGACGGCATCGAATTGTGGGGTGTCCATGCCCTTAACCTGGGAGAGTCGCTGGTTCCCTCCATCGATTCGGTTTGGTCGCAGGGAGTGAAGTTCTCCATGCTCAGCGACTATTTCGCGCTGCAAGGTGAGGAGGCCAAAGTATTACGCCGGGCGGAGCGCATGTTCCAGATCGCGCGGCAAACCGGTGTCAGCAAGGTCCGGACCTTCGCCGGTGGCCGGGCGAGCCAGGTGGTGGGCGGACATGAGCGAGCCGATGCCGCTCGGAGGCTGAATCATCTGTGCGAGACCGCGGCGGGGTACGGGCTGAAGCTCGTCGTCGAGATCCATCCGAACAGTTTGGCCGACACGCTGGAAAGCACGATCGACCTGATCGGGGAGGTGGATCATCCGGCCCTGCGGATCAACTTCGACGTCCTCCATGTTTGGGAATCGGGAGCGGATCCGCTGGGCGCGTTCCGCCAGCTGCAGCATTATGTGGCGCACTTTCACCTCAAGAACGTCCGCAGCCGCCGTGATCTGAACGTCTTCGAGCCCGCCAATGTGTATGCCGCCGCCGGTGATCGCGAGGGCATGACCCCCTTGTTTGAAGGAGCTTGCGATTACGAATCCTTCTTCAGGGAAGCCGGGCTCGGCGATGAAGCCGAAGCTTCACTGGAATGGTTCGGCCACGACGCGCGCGGGATCCTGAAGCACGACCGGCTCCGCCTTGCGGCCGCCTCCAAACCCGCGGTCCTAATCCCATCCTAA
- a CDS encoding DUF6005 family protein, whose product MTHEEIVAAICRTLRERLDLASGIALGPETRLQEDLGLDSVSALNLIVALELESGLEIPETAIFKEAFASIGSLAATLAGMPLEEAPSVVEFEDIKVHCFISCLCEIVKACDFTDHRSFYFGVWDAEIVVDEKCRITNHSETINHDFFREWFQRLYGVEVKAWYEEARTRSENVAHLLDLLDAKSPGQQVMVMLDLHHLPERENRFNRDPFPHYVLLEKTDDPETLFMSDPDFRWEGPLPTERVLQAIDQPSVRGGFIFDADELAPVDPASIDAYFEACLIPDRNPLTEAIRGSVEAHLTGQAAEGQALALADLEQAVFDIPLLAIRKYAYEHGLAFFWRDLSLEDEEFERWCEVVAELVQGYTQIQYRAIKLSSSADDKVAGEIFQLLDQQDEREFRIKARLREVHAQWRAARLT is encoded by the coding sequence ATGACCCACGAGGAAATTGTGGCGGCGATCTGCCGGACGCTTCGTGAGCGACTCGATCTCGCGTCGGGGATCGCGCTCGGTCCGGAGACGCGGCTTCAGGAGGATCTGGGGCTGGACTCGGTGAGCGCATTGAACCTGATCGTCGCGCTGGAACTCGAGTCCGGGCTGGAGATCCCGGAAACAGCGATCTTCAAGGAAGCCTTTGCCAGCATCGGAAGCCTTGCCGCCACCTTGGCGGGTATGCCCTTGGAGGAAGCGCCTTCAGTGGTGGAGTTTGAGGATATCAAGGTCCACTGCTTCATCAGCTGCCTGTGCGAGATCGTGAAAGCCTGCGATTTCACGGATCACCGGTCGTTCTACTTCGGCGTCTGGGATGCGGAGATCGTGGTCGACGAGAAGTGCCGGATCACGAATCACTCCGAGACCATCAACCACGATTTCTTCCGCGAGTGGTTCCAGCGGCTTTACGGGGTTGAAGTGAAAGCTTGGTATGAGGAGGCGAGGACGCGGTCGGAGAATGTAGCGCATCTGTTAGATCTGCTGGATGCGAAGTCGCCCGGGCAGCAGGTGATGGTGATGCTGGATCTCCATCATCTTCCCGAGCGCGAGAACCGTTTCAACAGGGATCCCTTCCCGCACTACGTGTTGTTGGAGAAGACGGACGATCCGGAGACGCTTTTCATGTCCGACCCGGACTTCCGCTGGGAGGGGCCGCTGCCTACGGAACGGGTGCTCCAGGCTATCGACCAGCCTTCGGTCCGCGGCGGGTTTATCTTCGATGCGGACGAGCTCGCTCCGGTCGATCCGGCCAGCATCGATGCTTACTTCGAAGCCTGCCTGATTCCCGACCGCAACCCGCTCACGGAGGCGATCCGCGGTTCGGTCGAAGCCCACCTTACCGGGCAGGCGGCGGAGGGACAGGCTCTGGCGCTTGCCGATCTCGAGCAGGCCGTGTTCGACATTCCGCTGCTTGCGATCCGGAAGTATGCCTACGAACACGGGTTGGCTTTCTTCTGGCGCGATCTTTCGCTCGAGGACGAGGAGTTCGAGCGCTGGTGCGAGGTCGTGGCCGAATTGGTGCAGGGATACACCCAGATCCAGTACCGCGCGATCAAGCTCTCAAGTTCGGCCGACGACAAGGTTGCCGGGGAAATCTTCCAACTTCTCGACCAGCAGGACGAGCGAGAGTTCCGCATCAAGGCGCGGCTCCGCGAGGTCCATGCGCAATGGAGAGCCGCGCGCCTCACGTGA
- a CDS encoding ABC transporter ATP-binding protein — protein sequence MAPPSDTPPPLVVAAVTKTFDQGNSQVRALDGIDLSVRAGEFVAIMGASGSGKSTLLHAMAGLTDVNSGSIRVDGRDLASFNDAALTRFRRERIGLVFQAFNLIPVLSAEDNVRLPAADQPGLETKIDEVMRRLGIEARRKHKPDALSGGEQQRVAIARALITDPAILLADEPTGSLDSVTGQDLCRLLHELSKNDGRTLCVVTHEPTVAMWADRVVVLKDGRVTAEFATSGSHDPEAISEGYRKALQS from the coding sequence ATGGCCCCGCCTTCCGACACTCCGCCGCCGCTGGTCGTTGCCGCGGTGACCAAGACCTTCGACCAAGGGAACTCGCAGGTGCGAGCGCTCGACGGGATCGATCTCAGTGTGCGGGCGGGAGAGTTCGTCGCGATCATGGGAGCTTCCGGCTCCGGGAAGAGCACTCTGCTGCATGCCATGGCCGGGCTGACCGATGTGAATTCCGGCAGCATTCGCGTGGATGGCCGTGATCTCGCCTCATTCAACGATGCTGCGCTGACCCGCTTCCGTCGCGAACGGATCGGCCTGGTCTTCCAAGCCTTCAATCTGATCCCGGTGCTCAGCGCGGAGGACAATGTGCGTCTGCCCGCAGCGGATCAGCCGGGTCTGGAGACCAAGATCGACGAGGTCATGCGGCGTCTCGGCATCGAGGCCCGCCGCAAGCACAAGCCGGACGCCTTGTCCGGCGGTGAACAGCAGCGGGTGGCGATCGCGCGGGCGCTGATCACCGATCCCGCGATCCTGCTGGCCGACGAGCCCACCGGCAGCCTGGACTCGGTAACGGGTCAGGATCTATGCCGTCTGCTCCACGAGCTGTCGAAGAACGACGGGCGCACGCTGTGCGTGGTCACGCATGAGCCGACCGTGGCGATGTGGGCCGACCGCGTGGTGGTGCTGAAGGACGGGCGAGTAACCGCGGAGTTCGCGACCTCCGGCAGCCACGATCCCGAGGCGATTTCCGAGGGGTACCGCAAGGCGCTGCAGTCATGA